The following proteins come from a genomic window of Blattabacterium cuenoti:
- a CDS encoding M20 family metallo-hydrolase, translated as MSVVDLQVLKEEAIQLLIQIINTPSISEQENKVSFLIEDYLHKYGFHVKRKFNNIWTENHNFYKKKDVRTILLNSHHDTVKPGKSWITDPFTAIQQENKLIGLGSNDAGASVVSLISTFIYLSNLSELSYKLVLSITAEEEISGSSGFRSILPELGSIDLGIVGEPTQMQVAIAEKGLIVLDCIAEGKTGHSARNTGVNAIYVATKDIENLRNFYFDRKSDLLGLTTLNVTQIQGGIQHNVIPDTCSFVIDVRSNELYKNEELIDMIRKKIHSKMKPRSSHFNSSFINPMHPIVLKAKLIGKNTYGSPTLSDQSIMPFSTIKMGVGDSVRSHTPNEYVLISEIMEGIDIYISLLKDFYF; from the coding sequence ATGTCTGTAGTAGATTTACAAGTTTTAAAGGAAGAAGCCATACAACTTCTAATTCAGATCATCAATACCCCTTCCATATCTGAACAAGAAAATAAGGTCTCTTTTTTGATAGAGGATTATCTTCATAAATATGGATTTCATGTAAAAAGAAAATTTAACAATATATGGACAGAAAATCATAATTTTTATAAAAAAAAAGATGTGCGAACCATATTATTAAATTCTCATCATGATACGGTAAAGCCAGGAAAAAGTTGGATAACCGATCCTTTTACTGCTATTCAACAAGAAAATAAACTAATCGGATTAGGAAGTAATGATGCTGGAGCTTCTGTTGTTTCATTGATATCTACTTTTATATATTTAAGTAATTTATCAGAGTTGTCTTATAAATTAGTACTTTCTATTACTGCAGAAGAAGAAATATCTGGTTCTTCGGGTTTTCGATCAATTTTACCTGAATTGGGATCTATAGACTTAGGAATTGTGGGAGAACCAACACAAATGCAAGTAGCTATTGCTGAAAAAGGACTTATTGTATTAGATTGTATAGCTGAAGGAAAGACAGGACACTCTGCGAGAAATACGGGAGTCAATGCTATTTATGTAGCCACAAAAGATATAGAAAACTTGAGAAATTTTTATTTCGATAGAAAATCGGATTTATTAGGTCTTACTACTTTAAATGTAACTCAAATACAAGGAGGAATACAACATAATGTCATCCCTGATACTTGTTCTTTTGTTATAGATGTCAGAAGTAATGAATTATATAAAAACGAGGAATTGATTGATATGATACGAAAAAAAATTCATTCTAAAATGAAACCGCGTTCTTCACATTTCAATTCATCTTTCATAAATCCTATGCATCCTATTGTTTTAAAAGCTAAATTGATAGGAAAAAATACTTATGGATCTCCTACTCTTTCAGATCAAAGTATCATGCCTTTTTCTACTATTAAAATGGGAGTAGGAGATAGCGTACGTTCTCATACGCCTAATGAATACGTTTTGATTTCAGAAATCATGGAGGGAATAGATATTTATATCTCTTTATTGAAAGATTTTTACTTTTGA